The Bacteroides acidifaciens genome includes a region encoding these proteins:
- a CDS encoding TonB-dependent receptor: protein MRKHLIHFLLVSVPIVCTATSAFAQTTVKGQVVDVESGEPLIGAAVTVEGTSQGSVTDIDGNFVQKVGNNATLVFKYLGYKDVTKKISQRGTVNLGVIRMEPDAVMLKDVTITSSVAVARKTPIAVSTLEPTFIEERLGNQEFPELLKSTPSVYTSKEGGGYGDSEIMVRGFGSANTAVMINGVPMNDMEWGGIYWSNWAGLSDVSRSIQIQRGIGASKLSSPSVGGSINILTSALETKTGGALSYNMGNSGENKILFSISSGMTKNGWAFSILGSKKWGDGYVYGTEGESYSWYVNIAKRIGDNHSLSLVATGAPQSHYKRYDKLTIEEWQRQKHVGIGAGYRYNATYGFDDAGREYHGTNYNYYHKPQISLNHIWAINHKSSLSSSLYMSIGSGYGYRGVGSNYSAFYGASNGVPNTTYRRDDGTFDYGALKRDNAEAANGSLAALAKNMNNHIWVGLLSTYSTKLAKNLDLQAGIDLRYYKGMHKAKVVDLMGGEYVIDTDRAKVEYMKDNVAWQNERLYIGDVVYRNFDSFIGQYGVFGQLEYSNDKLSVVVSGNANIASNQRYGHFYVKDEKSSIERKIGFGAKGGANYNLTEHHNVFANIGYFSRTPFFSGGVFLNSQSSNVVNPDSRNEKVLSYELGYGYVSSMWNVKLNLYRTTWNDRSIQKTLTSAQESPYLIMNGVNALHQGIELEFTCRPIRDLTVTGMFSIGDWKWAKDGVAGRVYDRNGQALDYNNNVVPVGSPEQAIYYTNMKDIKVANSAQTTAALGVTYQVMKGLRVGMSGNFTGRNYADYDIASQAVKATKDNPVVELVQPWRMPSAYVFDANISYRFKIANLDATWTANCFNLFNDNYVMRALDNGAKTGGHGWEDATVFYGFGRTWNMGLKVRF from the coding sequence ATGAGAAAACATCTAATTCATTTCCTGCTGGTGTCAGTGCCGATAGTATGTACGGCGACCTCAGCTTTTGCCCAGACAACAGTAAAAGGGCAAGTTGTTGATGTAGAGAGCGGCGAACCGTTGATTGGTGCAGCTGTTACTGTAGAAGGGACTTCTCAAGGTAGTGTTACCGATATTGATGGTAATTTTGTTCAAAAAGTTGGGAATAACGCAACTTTGGTCTTTAAGTATTTAGGATATAAAGATGTAACGAAGAAAATAAGCCAAAGAGGAACGGTAAATTTAGGAGTTATTCGTATGGAACCTGACGCAGTGATGCTGAAAGACGTTACAATTACTTCTTCTGTAGCCGTTGCACGTAAGACTCCAATAGCAGTTTCTACTCTCGAACCTACTTTTATTGAGGAAAGATTGGGAAATCAAGAGTTTCCTGAATTATTGAAATCAACACCTAGTGTATATACATCTAAAGAAGGTGGTGGTTATGGAGACTCTGAAATCATGGTACGTGGTTTTGGCTCGGCCAATACAGCTGTGATGATTAATGGTGTCCCGATGAATGATATGGAGTGGGGGGGCATATATTGGTCCAATTGGGCTGGTCTTTCCGATGTATCCCGTTCCATTCAGATACAAAGAGGTATCGGAGCTTCAAAACTTTCTTCTCCCTCTGTTGGTGGTTCAATCAATATTCTGACTAGCGCTTTGGAAACGAAGACAGGCGGTGCTCTTTCTTATAACATGGGTAATAGTGGAGAAAACAAAATTCTTTTCAGTATATCTTCTGGTATGACGAAGAATGGTTGGGCCTTTTCTATTTTAGGCTCAAAGAAATGGGGTGACGGATATGTCTATGGTACTGAAGGAGAATCTTATTCATGGTATGTGAATATTGCGAAAAGAATCGGTGACAATCATTCTTTATCATTGGTCGCTACAGGTGCTCCGCAGAGTCATTACAAACGTTACGACAAGCTGACTATTGAAGAATGGCAAAGACAGAAACATGTAGGTATTGGTGCAGGATACCGTTATAATGCAACTTATGGTTTCGATGATGCAGGTAGAGAATATCACGGGACAAACTACAACTATTATCACAAACCGCAGATTTCATTGAATCATATTTGGGCTATCAATCATAAGTCCAGTTTATCTTCTTCCTTATACATGTCCATTGGTAGTGGTTATGGTTATCGTGGTGTCGGTTCTAACTACTCTGCTTTCTATGGAGCTTCCAATGGTGTTCCCAATACTACATATAGACGTGACGACGGAACATTTGATTATGGAGCGTTGAAACGTGATAATGCTGAAGCCGCTAATGGTAGTCTGGCGGCATTGGCAAAGAATATGAACAATCATATTTGGGTAGGTTTGCTATCTACATATAGTACGAAGCTTGCTAAGAATTTGGACTTACAGGCTGGTATTGACCTTCGTTATTATAAAGGTATGCACAAGGCTAAGGTTGTGGACTTGATGGGGGGTGAGTATGTGATTGATACAGACCGTGCCAAAGTTGAGTATATGAAAGATAATGTTGCTTGGCAGAATGAGCGCTTGTATATCGGTGATGTGGTTTATCGTAACTTCGATAGTTTTATCGGACAATATGGTGTATTTGGTCAGTTAGAATATTCAAATGATAAACTGTCGGTAGTTGTTTCAGGAAATGCTAACATTGCTAGCAATCAGCGTTATGGACATTTTTATGTGAAAGATGAGAAATCAAGTATCGAGAGAAAAATTGGTTTTGGTGCAAAGGGTGGTGCTAACTATAACCTTACAGAGCATCATAATGTATTTGCTAACATTGGTTATTTCTCCCGTACTCCATTTTTCTCGGGTGGTGTATTCTTGAATTCCCAAAGCAGTAACGTTGTCAATCCCGATTCTCGTAATGAGAAAGTGCTTTCCTATGAGTTGGGTTACGGTTATGTATCCTCCATGTGGAACGTGAAGTTAAACTTGTATCGTACAACATGGAATGACCGTTCTATCCAAAAGACCTTGACTAGTGCGCAAGAAAGTCCCTATTTGATTATGAATGGTGTGAATGCATTGCATCAGGGTATTGAGTTGGAATTCACTTGTCGTCCGATAAGAGATTTGACGGTGACCGGTATGTTTTCTATTGGTGATTGGAAATGGGCAAAAGATGGTGTTGCAGGTCGGGTATATGACCGTAACGGACAAGCGTTGGATTACAACAATAATGTTGTTCCAGTAGGTTCACCCGAGCAAGCTATTTATTATACTAATATGAAAGACATAAAAGTAGCCAACTCTGCACAGACAACAGCAGCTTTGGGAGTTACTTATCAAGTGATGAAGGGACTTCGTGTCGGAATGAGTGGTAACTTCACAGGACGTAATTATGCCGATTATGATATTGCTTCTCAGGCTGTCAAGGCAACAAAAGACAATCCGGTAGTCGAACTTGTCCAACCTTGGCGTATGCCTTCAGCTTATGTATTCGATGCAAACATTAGTTATCGTTTCAAGATAGCCAATTTGGATGCTACGTGGACAGCCAACTGCTTCAATCTTTTCAATGATAACTATGTGATGAGAGCTTTGGATAATGGTGCAAAGACAGGTGGACATGGATGGGAAGATGCTACGGTATTCTATGGATTCGGACGGACATGGAATATGGGATTAAAGGTTAGATTTTAA
- the ettA gene encoding energy-dependent translational throttle protein EttA, translating into MAADDKKIIFSMVGVSKAFTPNKNVLKDIYLSFFYGAKIGIIGLNGSGKSTLLKIIAGLEKSYQGEVVFSPGYSVGYLAQEPHLDDTKTVKEVVMEGVQPIVDALTEYEEINQKFGLPEYYEDQDKMDALFTRQGELQDIIDATDAWNLDSKLERAMDALRCPPEDQPVVNLSGGERRRVALCRLLLQKPDILLLDEPTNHLDAESIDWLEQHLQQYEGTVIAVTHDRYFLDHVAGWILELDRGEGIPWKGNYSSWLEQKTKRMEMEEKTVSKRRKTLERELEWVRMAPKARQAKGKARLNSYDKLLNEDVKEKEEKLEIFIPNGPRLGNKVIEAKHVAKAYGNKLLFDDLNFMLPPNGIVGVIGPNGAGKTTLFRLIMGLDTVDKGEFEVGETVKVAYVDQQHRDIDPNKSVYQVISGGNELIRMGGRDVNARAYLSRFNFSGGDQEKLCGVLSGGERNRLHLAMALKEEGNVLLLDEPTNDIDVNTLRALEEGLEDFAGCAVVISHDRWFLDRICTHILAFEGDSNVFYFEGSYSEYEENKLKRLGNEEPKRVRYRKLMTD; encoded by the coding sequence ATGGCTGCTGACGATAAAAAAATTATCTTCTCAATGGTGGGAGTGAGCAAAGCTTTCACTCCGAATAAGAATGTGCTAAAAGACATCTACCTGTCCTTTTTCTATGGAGCGAAAATCGGAATTATCGGTTTGAACGGTTCCGGTAAGTCTACTTTATTGAAGATTATCGCAGGTTTGGAGAAATCCTATCAAGGCGAAGTAGTATTCTCACCCGGATACTCTGTCGGTTACTTGGCGCAGGAACCTCATTTGGATGACACGAAAACAGTAAAAGAAGTAGTAATGGAAGGCGTGCAACCTATTGTTGACGCACTGACAGAATACGAAGAAATCAACCAAAAATTCGGTCTGCCGGAGTACTATGAGGACCAGGACAAAATGGACGCCCTCTTTACCCGTCAGGGCGAATTGCAAGATATTATTGACGCAACAGACGCATGGAACCTCGACAGCAAATTGGAACGTGCAATGGATGCCCTTCGTTGCCCGCCTGAAGACCAGCCGGTCGTAAATCTTTCTGGTGGTGAACGTCGCCGTGTGGCTCTTTGCCGTTTACTCTTGCAGAAACCCGACATTCTGTTGCTTGACGAGCCTACCAACCACTTGGACGCAGAATCTATCGACTGGTTGGAACAACACTTGCAGCAATACGAAGGAACAGTTATCGCCGTAACCCACGACCGTTACTTTCTCGACCACGTTGCCGGATGGATTCTTGAACTCGACCGTGGCGAAGGTATTCCCTGGAAAGGCAACTACTCTTCCTGGTTGGAACAGAAAACCAAACGTATGGAAATGGAAGAAAAAACAGTCAGCAAACGTCGTAAAACGTTGGAACGCGAGCTTGAATGGGTGCGCATGGCTCCGAAAGCTCGTCAGGCAAAAGGTAAAGCCCGTCTTAACTCCTATGATAAATTGCTGAATGAAGACGTAAAAGAGAAAGAAGAAAAACTCGAAATCTTTATCCCGAACGGTCCTCGTCTAGGTAACAAAGTGATCGAAGCCAAACATGTAGCCAAAGCCTATGGCAACAAACTTCTTTTTGACGATTTGAACTTCATGCTTCCTCCTAACGGCATTGTCGGTGTAATCGGTCCCAATGGTGCGGGAAAAACGACCTTGTTCCGCTTGATTATGGGCTTGGATACGGTAGACAAAGGCGAATTTGAAGTAGGAGAGACTGTAAAAGTAGCTTATGTAGACCAGCAACACCGTGACATCGACCCGAACAAGAGCGTTTATCAAGTCATCTCCGGCGGTAACGAACTAATCCGTATGGGTGGTCGTGACGTGAACGCCCGTGCTTACCTTTCCCGTTTCAATTTCTCCGGTGGCGACCAGGAAAAACTTTGCGGTGTCCTTTCCGGTGGTGAAAGAAACCGTCTGCACCTGGCGATGGCTTTGAAAGAAGAAGGCAACGTACTATTGCTCGATGAGCCTACTAATGACATCGACGTAAATACATTGCGTGCACTGGAAGAAGGTTTGGAAGATTTCGCAGGTTGCGCGGTAGTTATTTCCCACGACCGTTGGTTCCTCGACCGTATCTGTACACACATTCTTGCTTTCGAAGGAGACTCCAATGTATTCTACTTTGAAGGTTCTTATTCAGAGTATGAAGAAAATAAATTGAAACGTTTGGGAAATGAAGAACCGAAGCGCGTTCGTTATAGAAAACTAATGACTGACTAG
- a CDS encoding site-specific integrase, translating into MARKSFSVLFFIKKAKLLKNGEAPVCMRITVNGCMVDISIKRSCPVNLWNQAKENSKGKDRMSVELNHYLEITRSRIHQIYRELETSDKVITVDLVRKLYYGVDEESKTLLQVFREHNEQSRKLIGKDFVSKTVQRYETTTRYLEEFIKKEYQLSDIALNNLEANFISKFDAFLKIEKGCAQNSAITRLKNLKKIIRIALENDWIKKDPFAYYRFKLEETDPEFLTMDEIKIILAKEFTIKRVEQVRDVFVFCIFTGLAFSDVKDLSPEHLVKDNKGELWIRKNRQKTKIMCNIPVLPVAASILDKYKDVAECTGKLLPVLCNQRMNSYLKEIADVCGIHKNLSTHTARHSYATSICLANGVSMENVAKMLGHADTSVTKHYARVLDQNIFKDMQKVNSCLSELAI; encoded by the coding sequence ATGGCTCGAAAATCATTTTCTGTTTTGTTCTTTATCAAAAAAGCCAAGTTATTAAAGAACGGAGAAGCACCTGTGTGCATGAGAATCACTGTAAACGGCTGTATGGTAGATATTTCTATCAAAAGAAGTTGTCCCGTAAACCTATGGAATCAAGCAAAAGAGAATTCAAAAGGAAAAGACCGTATGTCGGTGGAACTGAACCACTACTTAGAAATCACACGCTCACGCATACACCAAATTTATAGGGAACTGGAAACTTCCGACAAGGTTATCACCGTTGATCTTGTGAGAAAACTGTATTATGGTGTGGATGAAGAAAGCAAAACCCTTTTGCAAGTATTCAGAGAACACAACGAACAAAGTCGTAAGCTGATCGGCAAAGATTTTGTTAGTAAAACCGTTCAACGGTATGAAACCACTACCCGATATTTGGAGGAATTCATTAAGAAAGAATATCAGTTATCTGATATTGCCCTGAATAACTTGGAAGCCAACTTCATTTCTAAGTTCGATGCTTTCTTGAAGATTGAAAAAGGTTGTGCGCAGAACTCCGCTATTACCCGATTGAAGAATTTAAAGAAGATTATCCGTATTGCTTTGGAAAACGACTGGATAAAGAAAGATCCGTTTGCTTACTACCGTTTCAAATTGGAAGAAACCGATCCTGAATTTCTGACGATGGACGAGATTAAAATCATTCTCGCCAAAGAGTTTACAATTAAACGAGTAGAACAGGTACGTGACGTTTTTGTCTTTTGCATTTTTACTGGTTTGGCGTTCAGCGATGTGAAAGATTTATCACCCGAACACTTGGTAAAAGACAACAAAGGGGAACTTTGGATAAGGAAGAACCGGCAAAAGACAAAAATCATGTGTAACATTCCTGTGCTGCCTGTGGCAGCTTCTATACTTGATAAATATAAGGATGTGGCAGAGTGTACCGGAAAACTTTTACCTGTATTGTGTAATCAACGCATGAACAGTTATTTGAAGGAGATTGCCGATGTGTGCGGAATTCATAAAAATCTTAGCACACATACCGCCCGTCATAGCTATGCTACAAGCATTTGCCTTGCAAATGGCGTAAGTATGGAGAATGTTGCTAAGATGTTAGGTCATGCAGATACAAGCGTAACAAAACACTATGCAAGGGTATTGGATCAGAATATTTTCAAGGATATGCAAAAAGTAAATAGCTGCCTGTCGGAATTGGCTATATAA
- a CDS encoding helix-turn-helix domain-containing protein has translation MELINKDTPQVKEFISSLDSMLDGIESIVKHYKPHLNGECFLSNNEVSKKLNVSLRTLQEWRDTGLIPFIQIKGKIIYRQSDIDKLLQRHYFESWKE, from the coding sequence ATGGAACTAATAAATAAAGATACCCCACAAGTCAAAGAATTTATTTCTTCGCTCGATTCGATGCTGGATGGTATTGAATCTATAGTCAAGCATTACAAGCCTCACCTGAATGGGGAATGCTTTCTTTCTAATAATGAAGTTTCCAAGAAACTGAATGTCAGTTTGCGAACCCTGCAAGAGTGGAGAGATACAGGTCTAATCCCCTTTATCCAGATAAAAGGTAAAATCATCTATCGTCAGAGTGATATTGATAAACTGCTCCAAAGGCACTATTTTGAAAGTTGGAAAGAGTAA
- a CDS encoding DUF3876 domain-containing protein, with protein MKRIKKDYPFFNLFSIVGTWESINLNPTVIIYRSDKEYLLSIIYVSETTKQASPATYEIQQDGSQYFIASASKRLYVDYDPAKDVLNISSLGHYLRN; from the coding sequence ATGAAAAGAATTAAAAAAGATTATCCGTTTTTCAACCTGTTTTCCATTGTTGGCACATGGGAAAGCATTAATCTGAATCCTACGGTTATCATCTATCGGAGCGACAAAGAGTACCTTCTTTCTATTATATATGTATCGGAAACAACCAAACAGGCTTCACCTGCTACTTATGAGATACAGCAAGATGGTAGCCAGTATTTTATTGCCTCTGCATCCAAACGGCTCTATGTAGATTATGATCCGGCAAAAGACGTACTTAACATTTCATCTTTGGGTCACTATCTGCGTAACTAA
- a CDS encoding helix-turn-helix domain-containing protein, giving the protein MEVVTIEKRTFSYVCERFTEFAKRIESLCSTHTQKVENWLDSQEVCLLLGVSKRTLQYYRSSGRLAYSQIGSKIYYKTSDIERIIADSETQNQSPKYPTSYEKN; this is encoded by the coding sequence ATGGAAGTAGTAACTATTGAAAAGAGAACCTTTTCGTATGTCTGCGAGAGGTTCACGGAGTTTGCCAAACGGATAGAAAGTTTGTGCAGCACTCATACCCAGAAAGTCGAAAACTGGCTGGATAGTCAGGAAGTGTGCCTGTTGTTAGGCGTTAGTAAGCGAACTTTGCAGTATTACAGAAGTAGCGGAAGATTGGCTTATTCTCAAATTGGTAGTAAGATTTATTATAAGACTTCCGATATTGAAAGAATTATTGCAGACAGTGAAACGCAAAATCAATCACCCAAATACCCCACGTCTTATGAAAAGAATTAA
- a CDS encoding TetR/AcrR family transcriptional regulator — translation MAKAFDDNERKLIKDKLKEGALLFIQQQGVRKTSVDELVKYANISKGAFYLFYTSKELLFFDTIIDYHKKLEKEFLNAINKHTNNITVDTLTDIISDLLINNKPYFVSIFVNSDVEYLNRKLPQEVLSKHVDDDVMLANELLNFIPESKSIDTKVFAGALRAAFLTILNEKTIGTDIYNEVFKFIVRGIVQQLFKD, via the coding sequence ATGGCAAAAGCATTTGATGACAACGAAAGAAAACTTATAAAGGATAAACTCAAAGAAGGAGCTTTGCTATTTATCCAGCAACAAGGGGTACGTAAAACTTCTGTAGATGAGCTTGTTAAATATGCCAATATTTCTAAAGGAGCATTTTATCTATTCTATACATCAAAAGAACTTCTTTTTTTCGATACAATAATAGACTATCATAAGAAATTGGAAAAAGAATTTCTTAATGCCATAAATAAGCATACCAATAATATTACGGTTGATACATTGACAGATATTATATCTGATTTGCTAATCAACAACAAACCATACTTTGTATCTATCTTCGTTAATAGTGATGTGGAATATCTAAATAGAAAGCTCCCTCAAGAAGTACTTTCAAAACACGTAGATGATGATGTCATGTTAGCAAACGAACTACTGAATTTTATTCCAGAAAGTAAATCAATTGATACAAAAGTATTTGCAGGGGCTTTAAGAGCTGCATTCTTGACTATTCTAAACGAGAAAACAATTGGAACAGATATTTACAATGAAGTTTTCAAGTTTATAGTTAGGGGAATAGTACAGCAACTATTTAAAGACTAA
- a CDS encoding ABC transporter ATP-binding protein: MITVKNLSFSYSQLPFIENMNFQVRSGEIFGFLGPSGAGKSTLQKILIGMLPKYKGSVSINNNEIRNKSDQFYESIGVDFEFPSFYEKFTALENLKFFGSLYDCKLIPIEQLLEMVGLSQHANKKVAGFSKGMKSRLNFARSIIHQPKVLFLDEPTSGLDPSNSQVMKNIILDLKNKGVTIILTTHNMHDATELCDRVAFIVDGNIKAMDTPHNLIMSRRYNEVTYSYLENQKELNTTIALDKISTDKKLQSLIQANALLSIHSNEPTLDNIFSEITGRKLL, encoded by the coding sequence ATGATTACAGTAAAAAACTTATCGTTTAGTTATTCTCAACTACCATTTATTGAGAATATGAATTTTCAAGTAAGAAGCGGAGAAATATTTGGCTTCTTAGGACCTTCTGGAGCAGGAAAAAGCACTCTCCAAAAGATATTAATAGGTATGCTCCCTAAATATAAAGGGAGTGTTTCTATTAATAATAATGAAATTAGAAATAAGTCTGACCAGTTCTATGAGAGTATTGGTGTCGATTTTGAATTTCCTAGTTTTTATGAGAAATTCACCGCATTGGAGAACTTAAAATTCTTTGGTTCTTTATATGACTGTAAGCTGATTCCTATCGAACAATTATTAGAAATGGTTGGACTATCACAACATGCCAATAAGAAAGTGGCAGGTTTTTCTAAAGGTATGAAATCCAGATTAAACTTTGCCCGGTCAATTATTCATCAGCCCAAAGTGTTATTTTTGGATGAGCCAACATCTGGTTTAGATCCTTCGAACTCCCAAGTGATGAAAAACATTATTCTTGATCTTAAAAATAAAGGAGTAACAATCATTCTGACTACTCACAATATGCACGATGCAACCGAACTTTGTGATCGTGTAGCATTTATTGTTGATGGCAACATTAAAGCTATGGACACTCCTCATAATCTTATCATGTCAAGGCGTTATAATGAAGTAACATATTCATATTTGGAGAATCAAAAAGAATTAAATACTACAATCGCACTTGACAAAATAAGTACAGATAAAAAGCTACAATCTCTGATTCAAGCTAATGCCTTATTATCAATACATAGCAATGAGCCAACATTAGACAATATATTCTCAGAAATAACAGGGAGGAAATTACTATGA
- a CDS encoding ABC transporter, producing MKLKGLILGDIRQQYKYGFYALYTLFTLMYITVLRILPMPWKELCTTTLIFSDPVLIGLMFMGAIILFEKSEKVMQALAVSPISIHTYILSKVISIGLISLLSGVLIALFSGMEHSYIHLAVGIMLGSALFTLVGISLSAFISTMNNFMLIMVPTLIISVAPISVYTMGYKSGAMLLHPSISLIELMSGNISVISLIAISIWCIAMYIFSCLSVKKMMTI from the coding sequence ATGAAGCTTAAAGGTTTAATACTAGGTGATATTCGGCAACAATACAAATATGGTTTTTATGCCCTATATACGTTATTTACACTAATGTATATTACAGTATTGCGCATTCTTCCTATGCCGTGGAAAGAACTATGTACAACTACCCTTATATTTTCAGATCCCGTACTGATCGGATTAATGTTTATGGGAGCAATAATATTATTCGAGAAAAGCGAAAAAGTAATGCAGGCATTAGCTGTTTCGCCCATATCGATACACACATACATTTTGTCAAAGGTAATTTCCATTGGACTAATTTCTTTGCTAAGTGGAGTTCTCATCGCATTGTTCTCAGGCATGGAACATTCTTACATACATCTTGCTGTTGGAATTATGTTAGGTTCAGCATTATTCACACTGGTTGGAATATCACTTTCTGCTTTTATTTCAACCATGAATAATTTTATGCTGATTATGGTTCCCACTTTAATAATATCTGTAGCTCCCATATCTGTTTATACAATGGGCTATAAATCGGGAGCTATGCTATTACATCCAAGTATAAGTCTTATAGAACTTATGTCTGGAAATATCAGTGTCATATCTCTAATAGCAATAAGCATTTGGTGTATTGCAATGTATATTTTTTCTTGTCTGTCAGTAAAAAAAATGATGACGATATAA
- a CDS encoding helix-turn-helix domain-containing protein, giving the protein MYIDNENFDKWMEKLSKKLTEIGQDLKSLINTDQVLEENERLLDNQDLAFLLKVSFRTLQRYRLKGKLPYFTIGHKTYYRASDIRAFVRERADFQTYKQFEKANQLENKP; this is encoded by the coding sequence ATGTATATAGACAACGAGAACTTCGATAAATGGATGGAGAAGCTATCTAAGAAACTCACTGAGATAGGACAAGACTTAAAATCCCTTATCAATACCGATCAGGTATTAGAAGAAAATGAACGATTACTTGATAATCAGGATTTAGCATTTCTATTAAAAGTGTCTTTCAGAACTTTACAACGCTATCGACTAAAAGGTAAGCTCCCCTACTTTACTATTGGGCATAAAACCTACTATCGGGCTAGCGATATTAGAGCTTTTGTACGTGAACGAGCCGATTTTCAAACTTATAAACAGTTTGAAAAAGCCAATCAATTAGAAAACAAACCTTGA
- a CDS encoding BfmA/BtgA family mobilization protein, with amino-acid sequence MPNSSRKTIFTTISIDKETAALVEKICKRYSLKKSEVVKLAFGYIDKAHINPSETPESVKSELAKINKRQDDIIRFIRHYEEEQLNPMIRVTNSIALRFDAIGKTLETLILSQLEASQERQTTVLKKLSEQFGNHADVINNQSKKINALYQIHQRDYKRLLQLIQLHSELSACGVTDSKKKENLKSEISNLINT; translated from the coding sequence ATGCCAAACAGCAGTCGAAAAACGATATTCACTACCATTTCCATAGACAAGGAAACGGCAGCTTTGGTAGAGAAGATATGCAAACGCTATTCACTGAAAAAGAGTGAAGTTGTAAAACTGGCGTTCGGGTATATAGATAAGGCGCATATCAACCCATCCGAAACACCTGAATCCGTAAAATCAGAACTGGCGAAAATAAATAAGAGACAGGATGATATTATCCGGTTCATCCGTCACTACGAGGAAGAACAACTGAATCCCATGATACGGGTTACAAATTCTATTGCTTTGCGTTTCGATGCTATTGGCAAAACTTTGGAAACTCTAATTCTCTCCCAATTGGAAGCCAGTCAGGAGAGACAAACAACCGTGCTTAAAAAGCTAAGTGAGCAGTTCGGCAATCATGCTGATGTAATAAACAACCAATCCAAAAAGATTAACGCACTCTACCAGATACATCAACGAGATTATAAAAGGTTACTTCAACTGATACAACTCCATTCAGAACTATCTGCTTGCGGTGTGACGGATAGTAAGAAGAAAGAGAACCTAAAGTCTGAAATCAGCAATCTGATAAACACATAG
- a CDS encoding DUF5712 family protein, whose translation MHIDFAPPSGGTYNNAGSSRQLVSYMEHEDLERMEKGIYTDGFFNLMDDNIYKSKVIKDIDGNIGQLLKTDAKFYAIHISPSESELRAMGNTEQEKAEAMKRYIREVFIPEYANNFNKGLSEADIKFYGKIHFDRSRSDNKLNIHCHLIVSRKDQANKKKLSPLTNHKNTKKGTVTGGFDRVNLFQQAEQGFDKLFDYKRQLVESFDYCNTMKNDTIFERLNLQGQELQSNDKKTAIDQDSNQENLFSIKLESKEIDHTSCNTGNNIDKEKDNRIPTHRSNNQENYFSPDSLVSLVPFGANLLINSNVPEEQIPISQKRKKKYRKL comes from the coding sequence ATGCATATAGATTTTGCCCCGCCATCGGGTGGAACATATAACAATGCAGGAAGTAGCCGACAATTAGTCTCTTACATGGAGCATGAGGATTTGGAGCGGATGGAGAAAGGAATCTATACCGATGGCTTTTTCAACCTGATGGATGATAATATCTATAAATCAAAGGTTATTAAGGATATAGACGGCAATATCGGGCAACTCCTAAAAACGGATGCTAAGTTTTACGCTATCCATATCAGCCCATCGGAAAGTGAACTTCGGGCAATGGGGAACACCGAGCAAGAGAAAGCCGAAGCGATGAAGCGGTATATCAGGGAAGTATTCATTCCTGAATATGCCAATAATTTCAACAAAGGGCTATCCGAAGCAGATATAAAGTTTTACGGCAAGATTCATTTCGACCGTAGTCGTTCCGACAACAAGCTGAATATCCACTGTCATTTGATTGTGAGCCGGAAAGACCAAGCTAACAAAAAGAAGCTATCACCGCTCACCAATCATAAGAATACCAAGAAAGGAACAGTAACAGGAGGTTTTGACCGTGTGAACCTATTCCAACAGGCGGAACAGGGCTTTGATAAACTGTTTGATTATAAACGTCAACTAGTAGAATCATTCGACTATTGCAACACTATGAAGAACGACACTATATTTGAAAGGCTCAATTTGCAAGGACAAGAACTTCAATCCAATGATAAAAAAACAGCAATCGATCAAGATAGCAATCAAGAAAACTTATTTTCTATCAAGCTTGAAAGCAAGGAAATAGACCATACATCTTGCAATACAGGCAATAATATTGATAAAGAAAAAGATAATCGAATTCCCACCCACCGATCTAATAATCAAGAAAACTATTTTTCTCCTGATTCTCTCGTCTCCTTAGTTCCATTTGGGGCTAACTTATTAATTAATTCAAATGTTCCAGAAGAACAAATACCTATATCCCAAAAGAGAAAGAAGAAATATCGCAAATTATAA